From the genome of Nostoc sp. C052, one region includes:
- a CDS encoding nuclear transport factor 2 family protein, with protein sequence MTMNQRSQAEVVAQVTDRNAKLDIARRFQTAIAARDWSAMRALLADDAHWTLPGDNMISGTANGADAVVDRARKITSYGLNFELQHILVGRDNVALSLHNTARQGERVLDEYLATVCQFKDNRIAALETFLSDIDGMNAFFI encoded by the coding sequence ATGACAATGAATCAACGTTCTCAGGCAGAAGTGGTTGCACAAGTGACCGATCGCAATGCGAAGCTCGACATCGCTCGTCGTTTTCAAACAGCAATCGCTGCACGGGATTGGAGTGCAATGCGCGCCCTCCTCGCTGACGACGCACACTGGACACTGCCGGGCGACAACATGATCTCAGGCACTGCAAATGGAGCTGATGCCGTAGTTGATCGCGCCCGCAAAATTACGAGCTATGGGCTGAACTTCGAGCTACAGCACATTCTTGTCGGCCGAGACAACGTGGCTCTGTCTCTGCACAATACTGCCCGACAGGGCGAGCGGGTACTTGATGAATACTTGGCTACGGTCTGTCAGTTCAAGGATAACAGGATTGCCGCGCTCGAAACCTTCCTCTCTGACATTGACGGCATGAATGCCTTCTTTATCTGA